One Pullulanibacillus sp. KACC 23026 DNA segment encodes these proteins:
- a CDS encoding PLP-dependent aminotransferase family protein — translation MDWRPNREDKKPIYKQIADYIELGITLGDFPAGSKLPSERQLADELEVNRSTVVAAYDELGAAGMVSRIKGSGTLVSADIWGISHKRIPNWGRYVEYGSFLPNLPLVQLIRKETQEETNRINLSSGELSPDLFPKKEIQTILAQIPFEAHLGYDHPQGNWQLRETITDHLKQTKQIETDPESILITSGAQQALHLIVECLLKPGDAVAIEDPSYFYSLPIFKSAGLRTFLLPVDKDGINPEDILDLHKKHRIRMVFVNPTYQNPTGTVLSLSRRKRLLELSSELGLPIIEDDPYSLTSFDGKLIPTLKSMDQNGTVLYISSLTKIVASGLRIGWVIGPKRVMERLADAKQQFDFGHSIFPQWVAYNFLQSPEFLLHIQNLQEQLKLRCDQLMDNLKLKAGHEVDFLAPEGGIHLWCRIHNEEINEKRLLEESLKNGVAYLPGSVMGSKKNTIRFTFGRGNLPDLTKGIERFTHALKSIRQD, via the coding sequence ATGGATTGGAGACCAAATAGGGAGGATAAGAAACCTATTTATAAGCAAATTGCGGATTATATTGAACTAGGGATCACATTGGGTGACTTTCCAGCAGGCAGCAAACTCCCTTCAGAGCGGCAATTAGCCGATGAACTAGAAGTCAATCGAAGTACCGTTGTGGCGGCGTATGACGAATTAGGAGCAGCAGGAATGGTATCGAGGATCAAAGGCAGCGGCACACTGGTAAGTGCTGATATATGGGGAATTTCACATAAACGAATCCCTAATTGGGGCCGATATGTGGAATACGGATCCTTTCTTCCTAATTTACCGCTTGTGCAATTAATAAGGAAAGAGACCCAAGAAGAAACGAATAGGATTAACCTCTCAAGCGGAGAATTGTCTCCTGACTTGTTTCCCAAAAAAGAAATCCAAACGATTCTCGCGCAAATCCCTTTTGAAGCCCACTTAGGTTATGACCATCCACAAGGAAATTGGCAATTAAGAGAAACCATAACGGATCATCTTAAACAAACCAAGCAAATTGAAACGGATCCGGAATCGATCTTAATTACATCCGGTGCTCAGCAAGCCCTCCATTTAATTGTTGAATGCTTACTCAAACCAGGTGATGCCGTTGCTATTGAAGATCCGTCCTACTTCTACTCTTTACCGATTTTCAAATCTGCGGGGTTAAGAACCTTTCTCCTTCCTGTAGATAAGGATGGGATCAATCCAGAGGATATCCTCGACTTACATAAAAAACATCGCATTCGGATGGTGTTTGTGAATCCGACTTATCAAAACCCGACTGGAACAGTCCTGTCTCTATCAAGGCGGAAGAGACTGCTTGAGTTATCTTCTGAGTTAGGGCTGCCTATTATAGAAGATGATCCATACAGTCTGACCTCCTTTGATGGAAAATTAATCCCAACCTTAAAATCCATGGATCAGAATGGGACTGTCCTCTATATAAGTTCTCTTACCAAAATAGTGGCCTCAGGACTTCGAATTGGATGGGTGATTGGTCCGAAACGGGTCATGGAGAGATTGGCGGATGCCAAGCAGCAATTTGATTTTGGACACAGCATCTTCCCGCAATGGGTCGCTTATAACTTTTTGCAATCACCTGAATTTCTCTTACATATTCAAAACTTGCAGGAACAGCTGAAGCTAAGATGCGATCAGCTTATGGATAATCTTAAGCTCAAGGCTGGACATGAAGTCGATTTTTTGGCGCCAGAAGGAGGCATTCATTTGTGGTGCAGGATTCATAATGAAGAAATCAACGAAAAACGGCTTCTAGAAGAATCACTAAAGAATGGGGTGGCTTACCTGCCTGGAAGTGTTATGGGAAGCAAGAAAAATACCATTCGATTTACCTTTGGCAGAGGGAATCTTCCAGATCTAACAAAAGGAATAGAACGGTTTACTCACGCATTGAAATCTATTCGTCAAGACTAA
- a CDS encoding YfmQ family protein yields the protein MATWEWILIIILAAKLILIVVTLISPPPFVKDWFVSRFELHPVLSEASVSVLFNEKPMVGKEKQQIIEYFNQATFLKKYDWIPKKDETLPLVIESEEGNRRITYRLYSHDSRVDVFKTYKNKVVAYYIRSDNLSEAISCAR from the coding sequence ATGGCAACATGGGAATGGATATTAATCATTATATTGGCGGCAAAATTAATCCTGATTGTCGTCACACTCATCTCACCTCCGCCTTTTGTTAAGGATTGGTTCGTTAGTCGTTTCGAATTACATCCTGTGCTTAGCGAGGCATCCGTTAGCGTTCTCTTCAACGAGAAGCCTATGGTGGGTAAGGAGAAGCAACAAATCATTGAGTATTTCAACCAAGCAACCTTTTTAAAAAAATACGATTGGATTCCAAAGAAAGATGAAACGCTGCCATTGGTTATTGAGAGTGAGGAGGGAAATAGACGGATTACGTACCGTTTATATAGTCATGACTCTCGGGTAGATGTATTTAAAACCTATAAGAATAAAGTGGTGGCCTATTACATTAGATCTGATAATCTGTCTGAGGCGATTTCCTGCGCCCGTTAG
- a CDS encoding SEC-C metal-binding domain-containing protein codes for MSNKANINLEEAMNHPLSGLKDLIKAEEEKQQKKEWQAIQIPFSLEDALTNYTKSDCDDIRKRYDIKKASNLKKADLIAVLSERIPEHLENYIQLWDSERFDWLIKIAANDGQLLAPGLTDGQIDYFRSTGLIYTGIYEGKKIAVVPQDVIESIKALKTNIKLRAAIKKNTEWIKLARGLLYYYGTLDTEQLVGFLESYMKKKVPFDDFQKVLEEANRFKREHTYSEEGFSNIRVLDPARIKREQQVRTTIPYYPFSKHQLLVAGESGFIDRNRSFVQFTQFLIGNFQVDHHKAVELVDECVFLTKIGETPNLILQFLSQQLESISTEALQALMKQVVSFMNNTREWFLKGYTSEEVAAQEKENQRHLTMASNRSSQTVKVVKVGRNDPCPCGSGSKYKKCCGR; via the coding sequence TTGAGCAACAAGGCGAATATCAACTTAGAAGAGGCTATGAATCACCCATTATCCGGATTAAAAGATTTGATCAAAGCAGAAGAGGAAAAGCAACAGAAGAAAGAATGGCAAGCGATTCAAATTCCTTTTTCTTTGGAAGACGCTCTTACGAATTATACGAAGAGTGATTGTGATGACATTAGGAAACGTTATGATATCAAGAAAGCAAGCAATCTTAAGAAGGCGGACCTCATTGCTGTTTTGAGTGAGCGGATCCCTGAGCATTTGGAGAATTATATCCAATTATGGGACTCCGAACGGTTTGACTGGCTGATTAAGATTGCAGCAAATGATGGTCAACTCCTCGCACCAGGTTTAACAGATGGGCAAATTGACTATTTTCGTAGTACTGGTCTGATTTATACAGGGATTTATGAGGGAAAGAAGATTGCGGTGGTTCCACAAGATGTCATCGAATCCATTAAAGCCTTAAAAACAAACATCAAATTAAGGGCCGCAATAAAGAAAAATACTGAATGGATCAAGCTTGCGCGCGGTTTATTATATTATTATGGAACGCTTGATACCGAGCAGCTAGTAGGTTTCCTTGAATCGTACATGAAAAAAAAGGTTCCTTTTGACGACTTCCAAAAAGTGCTTGAAGAGGCTAACCGTTTTAAAAGAGAACATACTTACAGTGAAGAAGGCTTTTCTAATATTAGAGTCTTGGATCCAGCTAGAATTAAACGAGAGCAACAAGTAAGAACGACGATCCCTTATTATCCATTTTCAAAACATCAGTTATTGGTTGCAGGAGAATCCGGGTTTATTGACCGAAACAGAAGCTTTGTTCAATTCACCCAATTTCTCATTGGAAATTTCCAGGTTGATCATCATAAGGCCGTTGAACTAGTGGATGAATGTGTGTTTCTTACTAAGATTGGTGAGACACCTAATTTGATCCTCCAGTTTTTAAGTCAGCAGCTTGAGTCGATCAGCACGGAAGCTTTACAAGCCCTTATGAAACAAGTGGTGTCCTTTATGAACAACACAAGGGAATGGTTTCTAAAAGGGTATACGTCAGAAGAGGTTGCGGCACAAGAGAAAGAGAATCAACGACACTTAACCATGGCCTCGAACCGTTCTTCGCAAACGGTGAAAGTCGTAAAAGTGGGCCGTAATGATCCTTGTCCTTGCGGGAGCGGGAGCAAATATAAAAAATGTTGTGGCAGATAA
- a CDS encoding glycoside hydrolase family 43 protein encodes MKTFQNPILPGFYPDPSICRVNEDYYLVTSSFAYYPGVPIFHSRDLVNWEQIGHVLDRPSQLSLDGQRQSRGIFAPTLRFSNGIYYMITTNVDAGGNFLVTATDPAGPWSEPYFLDAPGIDPSLFFDDDGKVYYIGTRPAPEGVKYDGNWEIWLQELDLQTMRLVGDSVGLWRGALREVIWPEGPHLYKVNGKYYLLISEAGTGHHHAVSIARSESVTGPYIGNPGNPVLTHRHLGKDYPVVNVGHCDLVETQNGEWWAVGLASRIYGGYFRNLGRETFLIPVTWEDGWPIFSPGTGKVEMTYPIPNLAESKVNHSPACDHFDGETLDYKWNFIRTLREPFYSLNNRLGYLSLKVRPDRMSELTQPSFVGRRQQHIHFVASTCLEFEPANGDEEAGIVLLQSHTFHFRFICTRNGHDKLIRLVKCEDGHEQILKEQTVSASKWYFKVEAHGQDYSFSYGDGGPDYVPLIEDVDGRILSTDVAGGFVGTVLGMYASSNGKVSSNTADFDWFEYVGL; translated from the coding sequence ATGAAAACCTTTCAAAATCCCATTCTACCAGGCTTTTATCCGGATCCATCGATATGCAGAGTAAACGAAGACTATTATCTTGTCACTTCCTCTTTTGCTTATTATCCAGGTGTGCCGATTTTTCACAGCCGCGATTTAGTAAACTGGGAACAGATTGGACATGTCTTAGATCGGCCTTCACAGCTTTCTTTAGATGGACAAAGACAATCTCGGGGTATCTTTGCTCCAACGCTTCGTTTCTCTAATGGCATTTATTATATGATTACAACAAATGTTGATGCAGGGGGCAATTTCTTGGTAACGGCAACCGATCCAGCCGGTCCATGGTCAGAACCTTATTTTCTAGATGCACCGGGAATTGATCCCTCCTTATTTTTTGATGATGATGGGAAGGTTTATTACATTGGAACACGTCCGGCTCCAGAAGGGGTTAAGTATGATGGCAATTGGGAAATCTGGCTTCAAGAACTCGATTTACAAACAATGAGATTAGTTGGAGATTCAGTCGGATTGTGGAGAGGGGCCTTAAGAGAGGTGATCTGGCCAGAAGGTCCGCATCTATATAAAGTGAATGGGAAGTATTACCTTCTGATTTCAGAAGCTGGAACAGGACATCATCATGCTGTTTCGATTGCCCGCAGTGAGTCCGTCACAGGTCCTTATATTGGCAACCCAGGGAATCCAGTATTGACTCATCGACACTTAGGTAAAGATTATCCTGTGGTCAATGTCGGCCATTGTGACCTTGTCGAGACACAAAATGGCGAATGGTGGGCAGTGGGGCTCGCCTCAAGAATTTATGGTGGCTATTTTCGAAACCTTGGAAGAGAGACTTTCTTAATTCCAGTGACGTGGGAGGACGGCTGGCCGATTTTTAGCCCGGGGACTGGAAAAGTGGAAATGACTTATCCGATTCCGAATTTAGCTGAAAGTAAGGTGAATCATTCACCAGCCTGTGATCATTTTGATGGAGAAACGCTTGATTATAAATGGAACTTTATTAGAACGCTGAGAGAACCTTTTTATAGTTTAAACAACCGCCTCGGCTATCTCAGTCTAAAAGTCAGACCGGACCGTATGAGTGAACTAACACAGCCCAGCTTTGTTGGGAGAAGACAACAACATATTCATTTTGTTGCCTCTACATGTCTAGAATTTGAACCTGCAAATGGGGATGAAGAAGCAGGGATTGTCCTTTTACAAAGCCACACATTCCATTTTCGCTTTATTTGTACAAGGAATGGTCATGATAAACTCATTCGTTTAGTTAAATGTGAAGATGGGCATGAACAGATTTTGAAGGAACAGACGGTTAGTGCCTCAAAATGGTATTTCAAGGTCGAAGCACATGGACAAGACTACAGCTTTAGTTACGGTGATGGCGGCCCCGATTATGTCCCATTGATTGAGGACGTTGATGGAAGAATTTTGAGTACAGATGTAGCTGGAGGATTTGTTGGTACGGTGCTTGGCATGTATGCAAGTTCAAATGGAAAGGTCAGTTCCAACACGGCGGATTTTGATTGGTTCGAATATGTAGGATTGTAA
- a CDS encoding sugar phosphate isomerase/epimerase produces the protein MKKGKIGVQMYNLKKTVEEIGAYETLRKINELGFSAVEVTQIQMTEKNVAELRRASQDFDIKIAAISAPLDRSPGRSGESLTTDFDKIVNDCRTLDCEFIRIGMMPVELMGQKNAVLEYIQKAEEMAERLSEYGIDLYYHNHHIEFEKYDGECLLDIMKKNTSRLGFELDVHWIQRGGENPVNVINRFDGRVALIHLKDYRIGQIDLSGNDSQKPGGFHHQFTNIIQFAELGQGNLDIKAIIEAGLQSGAQYFLIEQDDTYGRDPFDCLKDSANYLRELGYSEWF, from the coding sequence ATGAAGAAAGGGAAAATCGGCGTTCAAATGTATAACCTTAAGAAGACTGTTGAAGAGATTGGTGCCTATGAAACGCTGAGAAAAATAAATGAATTGGGCTTTTCAGCAGTGGAAGTGACTCAGATTCAAATGACGGAGAAAAATGTGGCAGAACTTCGAAGAGCGAGTCAAGATTTTGACATCAAAATCGCTGCCATTTCCGCTCCATTAGATCGTTCTCCAGGCCGATCAGGTGAATCCTTAACAACCGATTTTGATAAGATTGTGAATGACTGTCGAACACTTGATTGTGAGTTTATCCGAATTGGGATGATGCCTGTTGAACTGATGGGGCAAAAGAACGCGGTGCTAGAATACATACAAAAGGCCGAAGAAATGGCTGAACGTTTAAGCGAGTATGGGATTGATTTGTATTACCATAACCACCATATCGAATTTGAGAAATATGATGGTGAATGCTTACTGGATATTATGAAGAAAAATACGTCCCGGCTTGGTTTTGAGCTCGATGTTCATTGGATTCAGCGTGGCGGTGAGAATCCGGTGAATGTGATTAACCGTTTTGATGGACGTGTCGCCTTAATCCATTTAAAAGATTATCGAATCGGCCAAATCGATTTATCAGGAAATGATTCTCAGAAACCAGGTGGATTTCATCATCAATTCACTAACATTATCCAATTTGCCGAACTTGGACAAGGGAATCTTGATATCAAAGCGATCATTGAAGCGGGGCTTCAAAGTGGAGCACAGTATTTTCTAATTGAACAGGATGATACGTATGGCCGTGATCCGTTCGACTGTCTTAAGGATTCAGCCAATTATTTAAGAGAACTCGGTTACTCGGAATGGTTTTAA
- the dhaK gene encoding dihydroxyacetone kinase subunit DhaK: protein MKKVINDPNGVVDDMLNGILKAYPNRYKRLEGTTVLARKDAPVDGKVALVSGGGSGHEPSHAGFVGKGMLDAAVSGEVFTSPTPDQVYEAIKAVDSGAGVLLVIKNYTGDVMNFEMAAEMAEAEGIKVAKVVVNDDVAVEDSTYTTGRRGIAGTVFVHKLAGAKAERGGKLDEVEAVANKVIENVRSMGIALTPCTIPAAGQPGFVIGDNEMEIGMGIHGEPGTERTTIQSSKAIADLLVEKTSAELDLDANSKVAVLINGLGATPLMELYILNNDVSDALKEKGVAVYRTFVGEYMTSMEMTGLSLTLLKLDDELMELLEDETEAIGW, encoded by the coding sequence ATGAAAAAAGTGATCAATGATCCTAATGGTGTTGTGGATGATATGTTGAACGGTATATTGAAAGCGTATCCAAATCGATATAAGCGGTTGGAAGGGACAACGGTGCTTGCGCGAAAGGATGCTCCTGTAGATGGAAAGGTTGCCTTGGTGAGCGGCGGGGGCTCAGGGCATGAGCCGTCACATGCTGGTTTTGTTGGCAAAGGGATGCTTGACGCTGCAGTATCAGGTGAAGTCTTTACCTCCCCGACTCCGGATCAAGTGTATGAAGCTATAAAAGCGGTAGATAGTGGTGCGGGCGTTCTCTTGGTTATTAAAAACTACACAGGTGACGTCATGAACTTCGAAATGGCTGCAGAAATGGCAGAGGCGGAAGGGATTAAAGTGGCAAAGGTTGTTGTCAATGACGATGTGGCCGTCGAGGACAGTACTTATACAACAGGGCGTCGCGGCATAGCTGGTACTGTATTTGTCCATAAGTTAGCGGGGGCTAAAGCGGAACGAGGCGGTAAGCTTGATGAGGTAGAAGCGGTAGCCAATAAGGTGATTGAAAATGTTAGAAGCATGGGCATTGCGCTTACACCTTGTACGATTCCTGCTGCCGGCCAGCCAGGATTTGTTATTGGCGATAACGAGATGGAAATCGGAATGGGGATTCACGGTGAGCCGGGAACGGAGCGGACAACCATCCAATCGTCTAAAGCGATTGCCGACTTGCTAGTAGAAAAGACGTCAGCCGAGCTTGATTTAGATGCGAATTCTAAAGTGGCTGTTTTAATCAATGGATTAGGTGCAACACCGCTGATGGAACTCTACATTTTAAATAACGATGTTTCTGATGCTCTCAAAGAAAAAGGAGTAGCGGTCTATCGAACCTTTGTCGGAGAGTACATGACCTCTATGGAAATGACAGGACTCTCTTTAACCCTTCTCAAATTAGATGACGAATTAATGGAACTATTAGAGGACGAAACAGAAGCGATCGGCTGGTAA
- the dhaL gene encoding dihydroxyacetone kinase subunit DhaL: MNVEVFRSWLRRANEKIQENKDYLSELDRAIGDGDHGINLSRGFEEVIKKLEAVDTTDIGALLQQTAMTLISKVGGASGPLYGTAFLKAATVLKGKEAVTHQECAEAFNASLEGLKQRGKAAIGDKTMIDVWEPVVSKWLTEQGVYDALIELTEQSMEATKDLEAKKGRAAYLGKRSVGTLDPGAVSSALILTALFYEIKGAES; this comes from the coding sequence ATGAACGTCGAAGTTTTTCGATCTTGGTTGAGAAGAGCCAATGAAAAAATTCAAGAGAACAAAGATTACTTATCAGAATTAGACCGGGCCATTGGGGATGGGGATCATGGAATCAATTTGTCACGCGGGTTTGAGGAGGTTATCAAGAAACTGGAGGCTGTCGACACAACGGACATTGGTGCCCTTCTCCAGCAAACCGCTATGACCTTAATTAGTAAGGTAGGCGGGGCATCGGGCCCTTTGTATGGAACGGCCTTCTTAAAAGCCGCAACGGTCTTAAAAGGAAAAGAAGCGGTCACCCATCAAGAATGTGCCGAAGCTTTTAATGCCTCTCTAGAAGGCTTAAAACAGAGAGGAAAGGCGGCCATAGGAGATAAAACGATGATCGATGTCTGGGAACCGGTTGTGTCAAAATGGTTAACCGAGCAGGGAGTTTATGATGCCTTAATAGAGCTAACAGAGCAATCGATGGAAGCAACAAAGGATCTAGAAGCGAAAAAAGGACGTGCTGCTTACTTGGGGAAACGTTCAGTTGGTACACTGGATCCCGGTGCTGTCTCGTCAGCTCTTATTCTTACAGCGCTATTCTATGAAATAAAGGGTGCTGAATCATGA
- the dhaM gene encoding dihydroxyacetone kinase phosphoryl donor subunit DhaM, with product MSVGIVLVSHSHELAKGLLAILQQIQLDVPIAIAGGTDELAIGTSAIKIKEAIEEAATDEGVLLLFDLGSAFMNAEIAIELLEAEVEIVVADAPLVEGAYVAVVESGLQKPLSQVVEAVNRVRTTPKIMP from the coding sequence ATGAGTGTCGGGATTGTTCTTGTCTCTCACAGTCATGAACTCGCAAAAGGACTTCTAGCCATTTTACAACAAATTCAGCTTGATGTTCCGATTGCGATAGCCGGCGGTACCGATGAACTGGCTATTGGTACGAGTGCGATTAAGATCAAGGAAGCGATAGAAGAGGCGGCAACTGACGAAGGGGTCCTTCTTTTGTTCGACTTAGGAAGTGCCTTTATGAATGCTGAGATAGCCATTGAATTACTTGAGGCGGAAGTGGAAATTGTGGTCGCTGATGCTCCTCTCGTTGAGGGCGCTTATGTAGCGGTCGTCGAATCCGGACTTCAGAAGCCGTTAAGTCAGGTCGTCGAGGCAGTGAACAGGGTTAGAACGACTCCGAAAATAATGCCTTAA